Proteins co-encoded in one Marinomonas sp. IMCC 4694 genomic window:
- a CDS encoding energy transducer TonB has product MRAIDTFSISFFIAISAHVLMVMMIGFDFELTSSKPKTLEITLVQHTTQAPVEADFIAQANQQASGTELRKQKLTTTEDARFLSDTIEEISPPVQPQLASFEPVDQPSLLATKNQQALFEVLDEPDNEPKTLEEQFRGQTQIPSHLSNDIATLEALLDQQRQAYAKRPRIRRLTSVSAKAAVDAQYLDDWRRRIERIGNTHYPEEAKRDHIYGELRLAVILSPSGYVDKIDVLHSSGVRVLDDAAMRIVRLAEPFQAFPSELKKEVDKLEIIRTWRFVPGNQLRSQ; this is encoded by the coding sequence ATGCGAGCCATAGATACCTTCTCTATCTCATTCTTCATCGCCATTAGTGCTCACGTACTGATGGTGATGATGATCGGCTTCGATTTTGAACTCACCAGCTCTAAGCCAAAAACCTTAGAGATCACCTTGGTTCAACACACAACACAAGCGCCCGTTGAAGCAGACTTTATTGCTCAAGCGAACCAACAAGCGAGTGGTACTGAACTGCGTAAGCAAAAGCTCACCACAACGGAAGACGCGCGTTTTTTGTCAGACACTATTGAAGAAATTTCCCCTCCTGTTCAGCCCCAATTAGCGTCTTTTGAACCAGTAGATCAACCCAGCTTGCTGGCTACGAAAAATCAGCAAGCTCTGTTCGAAGTATTGGATGAGCCAGATAACGAACCAAAAACCTTAGAAGAACAGTTTCGCGGACAAACTCAAATACCCAGCCACTTATCAAACGACATTGCGACATTAGAGGCCTTACTAGATCAACAACGGCAAGCCTACGCGAAACGCCCACGGATCCGTCGCCTCACTTCCGTTTCAGCAAAAGCCGCTGTAGATGCCCAGTATCTTGATGATTGGCGCCGCCGAATTGAGCGCATTGGTAATACTCACTACCCAGAAGAAGCCAAGCGCGACCATATTTATGGCGAGTTGCGCTTAGCCGTGATTTTATCACCCAGTGGCTATGTCGATAAGATAGACGTATTGCACTCCTCAGGTGTTCGAGTACTTGACGATGCCGCCATGAGAATCGTTCGACTCGCGGAGCCGTTTCAAGCTTTTCCGAGCGAACTGAAAAAAGAAGTCGATAAGCTCGAAATCATTCGAACGTGGCGCTTTGTCCCTGGCAATCAATTACGTAGCCAATAA
- the rpoH gene encoding RNA polymerase sigma factor RpoH, with amino-acid sequence MGKTLQPTDMMIPGQNLESYIQAVSRIPILTADEEKTLAERLYYQEDLEAARTLVMSHLRFVVHIAKSYSGYGLAQGDLIQEGNVGLMKAVKRFNPEVGVRLVSFAVHWIKAEIHEFILKNWRIVKVATTKAQRKMFFNLRSAKKTLSWFSNSEVESVASDLGVTPEVVRQMEGRLSSSDMAFDASADDDDESAYQAPSQYLEDHRADPAILLENGNWEADSNQRLESAMSDLDDRSRNILVQRWLSDAKSTLHELADEYGVSAERIRQLEKNAMKKIRLAMGDGQFD; translated from the coding sequence ATGGGTAAAACTCTCCAGCCTACGGACATGATGATTCCAGGCCAGAACCTTGAATCCTACATACAAGCCGTCAGCCGTATTCCAATTTTAACCGCCGACGAAGAAAAGACGCTCGCGGAGCGACTTTACTATCAAGAAGATTTAGAAGCGGCGCGTACGTTAGTCATGTCGCATTTGCGCTTTGTTGTGCACATTGCCAAAAGTTATTCTGGCTATGGTCTAGCGCAAGGTGACTTGATCCAAGAAGGCAATGTTGGCTTGATGAAAGCGGTGAAACGTTTTAACCCCGAAGTGGGCGTTCGACTTGTGTCTTTTGCGGTGCATTGGATTAAAGCCGAGATTCATGAATTCATTCTGAAAAACTGGCGTATTGTGAAAGTTGCGACCACTAAAGCACAACGCAAGATGTTTTTTAACTTGCGCAGTGCGAAAAAGACTCTGTCTTGGTTTAGTAATTCTGAAGTAGAGTCGGTTGCGAGCGACCTTGGTGTAACACCAGAAGTGGTTCGTCAAATGGAAGGGCGTTTGAGTTCTTCTGATATGGCGTTTGATGCCTCAGCGGATGACGACGATGAAAGTGCTTACCAAGCGCCGTCACAGTATTTAGAAGATCATCGTGCCGATCCTGCGATATTGTTAGAAAATGGTAACTGGGAGGCGGATTCCAATCAGCGCTTAGAATCGGCAATGTCTGACTTGGACGATCGTAGTCGAAATATTTTAGTCCAACGTTGGCTGTCTGATGCCAAGTCTACTTTGCACGAATTGGCCGACGAGTATGGCGTATCTGCCGAGCGAATTCGCCAGCTCGAAAAAAATGCCATGAAGAAAATTCGCCTCGCGATGGGGGACGGCCAGTTCGATTGA
- the ftsX gene encoding permease-like cell division protein FtsX yields the protein MTQKPNQRGATRESIKATKHHLPTQTSFQPGKYFRQHQATLTESFVRLINYPLASMMTVMVIAIALSLPGGLYVLLKNVQSVTDQWEQQSVITLYLFPNLEDTQALALSHKLSAQADVASVEYISKEEGLRYFERSSGYEQIMSSLPENPLPIVLRVIPQEIVDITTLSSLQALRDQLASQKEVEYAELDAQWLQRLANILSFGQRFVYALSVLLVIAVLLIVGNTIRMAVESRRDEVLVMKLVGATDAYIRRPFLYMGLWFGVLGGVFAALCILLLSWWVSAPAERLIDLYQSGFELQTFNADEVVLCLTISAFVGVFGAWIAVNRHITNIELQ from the coding sequence ATGACACAAAAGCCGAACCAACGAGGCGCAACCAGAGAGTCGATAAAAGCGACTAAGCACCACTTGCCGACACAAACGTCCTTTCAACCCGGCAAGTATTTTCGTCAGCATCAGGCCACGTTGACGGAGAGTTTCGTTCGTTTAATAAACTACCCATTAGCCAGTATGATGACGGTGATGGTGATCGCCATTGCGTTATCTTTGCCTGGCGGCTTGTATGTATTACTGAAAAACGTGCAATCTGTTACAGACCAGTGGGAGCAGCAATCGGTGATTACGCTGTATCTGTTTCCGAATTTGGAAGACACCCAAGCGCTGGCACTATCACACAAATTGTCCGCTCAAGCGGACGTGGCGTCGGTGGAGTACATTTCAAAAGAAGAAGGGCTGCGGTATTTTGAGCGTTCTAGTGGTTATGAGCAAATTATGTCGTCATTACCAGAAAACCCGTTACCTATCGTGTTACGAGTGATTCCCCAAGAGATCGTTGACATCACCACGTTGTCGAGCTTACAGGCCTTGCGGGATCAGCTGGCATCACAAAAAGAAGTGGAATACGCGGAGCTGGATGCTCAATGGTTACAGCGCCTTGCCAATATCCTCAGTTTTGGTCAGCGGTTTGTGTATGCTTTGTCGGTTTTGTTGGTGATTGCGGTGCTGTTGATTGTGGGGAATACCATTCGTATGGCGGTGGAAAGTCGCCGCGATGAAGTGCTGGTGATGAAGTTGGTGGGGGCAACAGATGCGTACATCCGTCGACCCTTTTTATACATGGGATTGTGGTTTGGTGTTTTGGGTGGTGTTTTTGCGGCCCTGTGTATTCTCTTGCTTAGCTGGTGGGTGAGTGCGCCTGCTGAGCGATTAATAGACCTCTATCAAAGCGGCTTTGAGTTGCAGACATTTAATGCAGATGAAGTGGTTTTATGTTTAACTATTAGTGCGTTCGTTGGTGTTTTTGGCGCGTGGATCGCGGTGAACCGACACATAACGAATATTGAACTGCAGTGA
- the ftsE gene encoding cell division ATP-binding protein FtsE encodes MEIEFQRVSKKYESGQEALSQVNFHLQQGEMAFLTGHSGAGKSTLMKLMMMIERQSAGQILVDGVDLRTLSRRAIPHHRRRVGVVFQNHQLLLDRSVFHNVALPLQVSGADDQQIARRVRAALDKVGLLDKEKYNPMALSGGEQQRVGIARAVVNKPQLLLADEPTGNLDPRLSAEIMNLFQEFNRVGVTVLVASHDLALVARMRHRVLTLSQGRMVNDGGFGE; translated from the coding sequence GTGGAAATCGAATTTCAACGAGTAAGCAAAAAGTACGAAAGTGGGCAAGAAGCCTTGTCGCAGGTGAATTTCCATTTGCAGCAGGGAGAAATGGCCTTTTTGACGGGGCACTCTGGCGCCGGTAAAAGTACGCTAATGAAGCTCATGATGATGATTGAGCGTCAAAGTGCTGGCCAGATTTTAGTGGATGGTGTGGACTTACGCACCCTGAGCCGTCGTGCTATTCCGCATCATCGTCGACGTGTGGGTGTGGTGTTCCAGAACCATCAGTTGTTACTAGACCGCAGTGTGTTTCACAATGTGGCCTTGCCTTTGCAAGTGAGTGGGGCAGACGATCAGCAAATTGCTCGTCGCGTACGTGCTGCGTTAGACAAAGTCGGCTTGCTGGACAAAGAAAAGTACAACCCAATGGCGCTGTCAGGGGGAGAGCAACAGCGTGTTGGTATTGCCAGAGCGGTAGTCAACAAGCCACAATTGTTGTTAGCGGATGAGCCAACCGGAAACTTAGACCCTAGGTTGTCGGCCGAAATCATGAACCTCTTTCAAGAATTTAATCGCGTTGGTGTGACAGTGCTGGTGGCCAGTCATGATCTAGCGTTGGTCGCTAGAATGCGTCATCGCGTATTGACGTTGAGTCAGGGGCGCATGGTGAACGACGGAGGATTTGGCGAATGA